A stretch of DNA from Lodderomyces elongisporus chromosome 4, complete sequence:
TGGTGAGACTTGTGCTGAACAAGttattgatgttggtgcCAAGTGGACATTGACTGGTCACTCTGAAAGAAGAACCATCATCAAAGAAAGCGATGAATTCATTGCAGAAAAGACCAAATACGCTTTGGACAATGGCTTAAGCGTCATTTTGTGTATTGGTGAAACTTtggaagagagaaaaggtGGTGTTACTTTAGAAGTCTGTGCTAGGCAATTGGATGCTGTTTCCAAGATCATCAAGGACTGGAAaaacattgttgttgcttacGAACCAGTTTGGGCTATTGGTACTGGTTTGGCTGCTACTCCAGATGATGCTGAAGAAACCCACAAGGGTATCAGAGAGCACTTGGCAAAGACTATTGGTCAAGACCAAGCTGAAGCTACTAGAATCTTGTACGGTGGTTCTGTTAACGGTAAGAATGCTCCAGAATTTAAAGACAAGAAAAACATTGACGGATTCTTGGTTGGTGGTGCATCATTGAAACCAGAGTTTGTTAACATTATCAAATCCAGATTATGAAGCTATTTATGAATTTAAATATCATTTTAAAGATTGTTTAGTATTGTAGCTTTTATAATTCTTGTGATTATTATTACaaattatcattatcaataCTATAAAATACTATACTAGTACTATGATTGTACATTAATGGAAGATAACATGTTTGACTCTATCTGGTCAGACTTTATCAGTTTATAAACGTTTAGCCTTTCGTAAATACCTAACAAATGATCCAAGTACTCTTGCGTTTTATCCTCAATAAAGAGTCTATCAACAGGAATATCACTCTCTGTTAGTATTTGATCAAGGCTCACTATATCCATGAGACCCTTCAATGTTTCCTCTTTATCTTCACTACCATTAATCCAATTTGAcaaggaaaagaacaatttaCCGCCTTTTGGCCATTCCTTAACCCATCGTTTCGCTTGATCGATGGAGCCTGTATATGAATGTAATATTACTCTTAAAGGCGGTAAACCCGATGCAGATGTTGATGTGGTAGCTTGTGAGTCTGTTGTAGTCGATTTTAACTtttttgatgatgttgaagaGTACTTCATCACCTCTTCGAATAAAGCACCGTGGGCTTTTACACAATGTATTGAGACCTGTTTGTCCATACGTTGTGCAAACTCCAACTGGTGGTTAAAAATGTCCATCTGATGTTGTATTGTAACTCGTGACTTTGATAATACCTTGTCAGGTGGCGGCAGCTTATTACCATTGTCATTTGCAATGTTGTTACTTTTCGGATTTCCCAAAAACCCAACATCGGGTACTCGAAACAATTTATCTAATCCAATTTCTCCAATCCCATAAACCTTTAAATTGTGCTTTTCAATGATCTCCATACTTCTTTTGGTGTGCTGATGTATACTCATTGGTTCGGGAAGGTTAGATAGTAattcatttgaaaaagttggtttcaaaactttgttGTAATGAtcaattttgtttggttttgtATCGCCAGTGTAAAATAAATGGCTAAACCAAGGATGAACGCCAAAATAAGGGACGATGATATCTTTGTTGTCAACTCTGCTAAGTAAGACATCAAGACATTCAATATCAATATGCTGAGTGGTCATTAAGTGGAAAAaatatttgcaaaatggTGAGTTTGCATTCTCTTTATTGAGAATTGTGGCAAATTTCACAGCATCATCTGTTGTTGTCTCAGGGTGGAAATGACAATGATTATCACATAATTGTAAACGTGTTTCGAtcatatttctttttttcctctgaAAGATGCAAAGTCAGTTTGGTTGATGGAGCTAAAAGAGTATAAATGTTAATGCGGAAGTTGTAGAATAAATTGCtattcttgttgttgttgttgttgttggtgttgttggtgatgaGAGTTTCGCAACAGTTTATATGAGAATAGTTGCTCGGATTTAGCAAAGAAGGAAACGTTAGTGTTATTTTGAGTGGCTTGATAATACTACCCCCTCAATCTGAGCCCTTGTTTGCATCACCGTCATTTTGGCATCGTCATCTCTTAAGGTTGaccaaaaaataattaacaAAGTATCCACACTTTATCTAAAGAGTACCAAGCTGTATCATAGACTTGCAACTGATAATATGGTATAAAAACAGAACCTAAAGTAGTAAAACaattagaaaaagaaagaaagaaagaaagaatctAGTTATCCGTGTGCTTTTTTGCTCGATACAAACAAGCACGATAAACACAATTTGTattatatattattttaGATTTGGATGTTTTTTTATGACGTAAAACTGTTCCTTCATGACATCCGTTCACTTTCTTCTTGCCTAGTAGTAAAGCACAAATAAAGAGTCAACAAGACAATCTAGAGCCAACACTAACTCTGTGGCATTTtataaagatgaaaattGTTTATAGTTGTAATAGTACCCAGTTTGTAAAGGGTGTAGGATCTCGAAGTTACTGATGGCACACAAACTATTGTAATTGAAAATCACAAAACACGCGCCCAACGCCCATATCCTGTtggctttttctttcatggATTGTCTTTACAAgtaatcaacaacaacaacaacaacaacaacaacaatatgaAAAACTATTTAACTTATAAACACCGTTTCTTCAAATAGTTCTTTAGCAATTAAAGGCCATAAGAGCATGTGCAGTATCCAGAGTATGGGGTGAAAGAATGTTTTGACGGAATGGAAAGCTCACAAAAATGCGTCAGAGAAAACTTTCGGGGTTTGCGAGGTCTCGCACTTCtttcgaaaaaaaaaaaaaaaaaaaaaaaaaataaaaacacagacaaacaaagcaaaatagaaaaatagaaaaatagaaaaacaaaagtgtTCTTTTAGCATTTCCAAACTCTTGAATCGAGTTGTCAGTATACTGTTACAATAACTGAAACCAAATAGGAATTAACCATTTATTCATAGCACgagcaaaaacaagagcCAGACCGCCCTCACTTCCGCACCCCTTCCCCGCCAATTGCACTAATTTTAGCTTCAAGTTTTTAGTGGTTGGATTGAACCCAAATTTCTAAGATTTCATTGTTAGCTTTGCATCTAGCTAAAACTTTCTATCAACACTCCCTCACACAACTTGTTGCTAGtcatattttattttcaattgcaAACACTGTTTATAAACATTACCGCCGTTACTACTAACTCCAACTACTTACCTTGAACTATGTCAGAACTGACTGCGATAAAACTACCAGCATCGTTGCCGTATCCGGTGATCATCTCCTCGATACTCTGTCACAAGGGTGACAAGATTGAAAAGCATATGGAGAtattcaattacaaatactGGACATATGAAGATGACCCACACTCAAAAGAAGACCCGCCAAAGAAGATGCGTGTCGAGTGCATTGGATCTTTTGAAAGTCCCATTGAAGGCGAAGTTGATAAGATCAATGTTGCGCCAAACGAGGAAATAACACATAGCAACATTGACATTTTACATATTAAGGAAGCGTGTGCTCATACGGTACAATATGGTGGATTATGTGCCTTGTGTGGAAAATCTTTAGATGACGAAAAAGATTATTCAGGTTACGATTACGAGGAAAGGGCCTCGATTGCCATGTCGCATGACAATACCGAATTAAGAATAAGCTACGATGAAGCTGCAAAAATTGAACATAACACTACGGATAGGTTGAACCAAGAACGaaaattgattttggtTGTCGATTTGGATCAAACTGTTATCCATGCAACTGTGGATCCTACAGTGGGCGAATGGCAACTGGACCCTGAAAACCCAAATTACCCTGCAGTGAAAGATGTAAGAACATTCTGTCTCGAAGAGGATCCAGTGGCGCCTCCTGGATGGAATGGTCCCAAATTAGCGCCAACGAAATGTTGGTACTACGTCAAGGTACGCCCTGGTTTAGCtgaatttttgaaaaaaatggatgAAAAATATGAGATGCATATTTATACCATGGCCACAAGAAATTACGCATTATCAATAGCGAAGATCATTGACCCTGAAGGAAAATATTTTGGTGATCGAATCTTGAGTCGAGATGAGAGTGGGTCTTTGACTCataaaaatttgaaaaggcTTTTCCCGGTTGATCAGTCGATGGTTGTCATTATTGACGACAGAGGAGATGTATGGCAATGGGAAAACAATTTGATCAAGGTTGTGCCGTAcgatttttttgttggaaTTGGAGATATAAATTCGAGTTTTttacccaaaaaaaatggtcAACTTACTGGACCAGttaagaaaaggaaatcaATTGCCAAATTAGAAGCTGCGGCAGAATTGAAGATTGAGCAGCAACAAGAGCGAGAGGACCAAGAGAAGCGCGAACGAGAACTAGAACTAGAACGAAAacgagaaagagaaagagaaggagaaagagaaggagaaagagaaggagaaagagaaggagaaagagaacaaGGGAATAGTCaagaaaatgatgatgTGCAAGAAAAGGGACAAGAAACTGATCAAGAGGTGGATTTTgacaaagagaaggaaCTTACAAAGGTGGATGAAAGCTCGCCTGAGTTAGTATCGAACCCAGTTGAGCGAATACTCGAGTTGGGTGGTGGTGAAGGAAACACAAATCTACTTCTTGAACAATCGCTTACACGAAACCAATCGATtgagcagcaacagcatgATCGACCTTTAGCTAAATTGCAACACGATTTGGAACAGTTACACGAACGACAATCTGAGGGAAGTAAGTCTGGTGATTCACTGGATGAAGCCGATGTGagtgatgaagaagataatTTACTATATGACGATGACAATGAACTATTTGCATTAGACAAAGTGCTACAAGACGTACATCGTGAGTACTATACCCGGTACGACTCCAATCCAGGTCTGTCGAACAAACCGAATTTGACCGAAATAATACCGGAGATGAAAAGCAAGACGCTTGCAGGAATTACCATTTTGTTCTCGGGTATCATACCATTAGGTGTGCCTTTAGACTCGGCAGATATAGTTATATGGTGTAAACAATTTGGTGTCAATGTCGTGAACGAGGTTTATCCCGATGTGACGCATGTCATATGTCGAGATATAAGTGAAGAGAATGGTCCAACCTTTAAAGTTCGAGTAGCTCAGAAATTGTATGGTGATAAAGTGAAGATAGTCAATCCTGATTGGTTATTCTCGTGCTTGAGCTCGTGGAGTTTAGTAGATGAGACAGAGTATTTGATTCCCACAAATAATCCAAAGCTCTGGACAATTAA
This window harbors:
- the TPI1 gene encoding triosephosphate isomerase (BUSCO:EOG092644TW), whose amino-acid sequence is MARQFFVGGNFKANGTKQSVTQIIDNLNSQELPKDVEVVIAPPALYLSLAVELNKQPTVQVGAQNVFNKPCGAFTGETCAEQVIDVGAKWTLTGHSERRTIIKESDEFIAEKTKYALDNGLSVILCIGETLEERKGGVTLEVCARQLDAVSKIIKDWKNIVVAYEPVWAIGTGLAATPDDAEETHKGIREHLAKTIGQDQAEATRILYGGSVNGKNAPEFKDKKNIDGFLVGGASLKPEFVNIIKSRL
- the fcp1 gene encoding CTD phosphatase Fcp1, which gives rise to MSESTAIKLPASLPYPVIISSILCHKGDKIEKHMEIFNYKYWTYEDDPHSKEDPPKKMRVECIGSFESPIEGEVDKINVAPNEEITHSNIDILHIKEACAHTVQYGGLCALCGKSLDDEKDYSGYDYEERASIAMSHDNTELRISYDEAAKIEHNTTDRLNQERKLILVVDLDQTVIHATVDPTVGEWQSDPENPNYPAVKDVRTFCLEEDPVAPPGWNGPKLAPTKCWYYVKVRPGLAEFLKKMDEKYEMHIYTMATRNYALSIAKIIDPEGKYFGDRILSRDESGSLTHKNLKRLFPVDQSMVVIIDDRGDVWQWENNLIKVVPYDFFVGIGDINSSFLPKKNGQLTGPVKKRKSIAKLEAAAELKIEQQQEREDQEKRERELELERKREREREGEREGEREGEREGEREQGNSQENDDVQEKGQETDQEVDFDKEKELTKVDESSPELVSNPVERILELGGGEGNTNLLLEQSLTRNQSIEQQQHDRPLAKLQHDLEQLHERQSEGSKSGDSSDEADVSDEEDNLLYDDDNELFALDKVLQDVHREYYTRYDSNPGSSNKPNLTEIIPEMKSKTLAGITILFSGIIPLGVPLDSADIVIWCKQFGVNVVNEVYPDVTHVICRDISEENGPTFKVRVAQKLYGDKVKIVNPDWLFSCLSSWSLVDETEYLIPTNNPKLWTIKDNEVEKYTKRLEDIKKAKSQAEASIESDDPFANFDYDIGDANQEVDEFLAELSDDDDDDADADADDNEDEDHNDGGDGTNVKDDREKSKRKNGNHDKEIGEDSSTSRKRAFDDLNDDEMEDDVDDDDDDELQDEQAKSNGHDSFIKDMYSKKRKVEDDADGDGPTHDGRNDNVSSGKDGDVDLEDLEQELLDGFIGLEE
- the scn1 gene encoding Cut9-interacting protein scn1 (BUSCO:EOG09262X01): MIETRLQLCDNHCHFHPETTTDDAVKFATILNKENANSPFCKYFFHLMTTQHIDIECLDVLLSRVDNKDIIVPYFGVHPWFSHLFYTGDTKPNKIDHYNKVLKPTFSNELLSNLPEPMSIHQHTKRSMEIIEKHNLKVYGIGEIGLDKLFRVPDVGFLGNPKSNNIANDNGNKSPPPDKVLSKSRVTIQHQMDIFNHQLEFAQRMDKQVSIHCVKAHGALFEEVMKYSSTSSKKLKSTTTDSQATTSTSASGLPPLRVILHSYTGSIDQAKRWVKEWPKGGKLFFSLSNWINGSEDKEETLKGLMDIVSLDQILTESDIPVDRLFIEDKTQEYLDHLLGIYERLNVYKSIKSDQIESNMLSSINVQS